AATCGAGCGCGATCGGGTACCCGATGTCGGTGCCGTGGACGCGGGCGTTCTCCAGCTTCAGCGAGCCGCTGCTGGCGAGCTTGCCCTGATGGTTACGGACCTTGGCGTCCCCGGAAGCGATGGCATCGGTGCCCGTGAGCGCCTGGGTGTTGAGGAATCTCTGCGCCGCCGCGAGCGACACCTGGTCCAGCTTGAACGTGCCGTCGAAGGGCATCGCGGTCAAGGCGCCCTCCGGGATGGGCCCGGCCCTGCCGCTGAGCTGCACCCTTTGCGCGCCCTGACCCGGCAGGTGCGCCGCCAGGGCGATGTCGAATGCCTTACCCGGTTCGTAGCCGCCGACGCTCAGGTCGATGTGGTCGTACACGGCGCGCGCCTGGCGCTTCTGCAGGTCGGTGAGCGCCACTTGGCCGTCGCGGATCGTCAACTCTCGGATGATGAACGCTTGGGGTTGCGGTTGCGCCTGCGGTTGCTGCGGCGCCTGTTGGGGAGGCGCTGCCGGCGCTGTGGTCGAGGCGGTGGCCTTGTGGCCCAGGCTGGAGAAATTCCAAGTGCCCTGCGCATTGCGGATCAGCTCGATCCGCGGTGTGCGCAACTCCAGCGAATCCATCTGCACGTCGCCGTGCAGCAGCGGCATCAGCTTGGCGGTGACGTAGAGCTCCTCGGCCTGGGCGAAGGGACGCGGGCTGCGGAAGTCGGGATCATCGCCGATCACCGCGTTCTCCACCCGGAAGGCGAGCGGCAGCAGGCTCAGGTGCATGGGGCCGAGCGAGACCTGGCGGTTCAGCTTCTTCTGCAGCTCCGTCTGGATGCGGTCGTGATAGCGATTCACGTCGAGAAAGGCGGGCAGGGCCAGCGCCGCGATGATGACGACTGCCAGGAGGACAAGGATGATGACAGCCACTTTGCGCATGACAACCTCCCGAGCGTGGGCCCACGCTCATCGCTGCGGCTTAAGCGGAGGGGCTACTACAGTAGGAAGCCCAACCCGCCACCGGCGGTTGCACCGGCGGTGCACCGGCGGGCATCGTTCACGATTGTACGGCGAAAGAGGAGGGAAGTCTGTGACCACGCCGCCGGTCGCGGCCGCGAGAATCGCCGGCGCTCCGGGATGAAGCTCAGTCCTCCCCCAGGCCCAGCCACCGGCGGATTACAAGGCGATTATTCCGACCAACAGGAAGCGCTTCGCTGGCATGCCGTTCTCCCGGATTCAAAGGTCAGGTGCCGACCGTTAGGACGTGCCATAGCGTCGCGGGTTAGCTCGGGGTGTGCGTTTGACCCCGCGGAATTTGGGCTGCTAAACTCGATGCTTTGGAAGCTTCCCCCGGTTCCAGCCGAGAAAACCTGAAGGAATTCTGTGGCCCGTTATACCCGGCATCAACTGAAAGAAGATAAATTCGCGGTGGCAGTCCAGGAGCGGGTGGTCTGGGGCGTCGAGCACCGCAAGCTGCTCACCATCATAGGCGCGGTGGCCGCGGCGGTGGCCGTGCTCGTGGTCGCCGGCTTCTTCTACTTGCAGACCCGCGACGACCAGGCCAGCGTCGCGCTCAGCGGCGCGCTGCGGACCTACACCGCGCCCTTGCGGCCGCTAGCGGTTCCGCCGCAGCCCGGCCTCCAATCCTTCACCTCCGCCAAGGAGCGTGCCCAGGCAGCGCAGAAGGAATTCCGCACGGTCGAGCAGCAGTACCGCTTCACCCGTTCCGCCGACTTCGCGCGCTACTGGGTGGGCGTGACCGCGATGGACATGGGGGACTACAAGACCGCGGAGCAGGAGTTGCGGTCGCTGACCGGCTCCCGGCGCGACGACCTGGCGCCGCTGGCCAAGTTCGCCCTGGCGTCGGTGTACCGCGCCCAGGGCAAGGACAGCGACGCCATCCAGCTCTACAAGGAGCTGATCGATCATCCGAGCGTCACGGTGCCCAAGTCCACGGCGCAGATCGAGCTGGCGAGCGTGTACGAATTCCTGCAGCCCGCAGAAGCCGCCCGCATCTACCAGCAGATCCGCACCGAAGCGCCCACCAGTGCCGCCGCCCAGGTGGCCGGCGAGCGGTTGCAAACCAAGCGGCAGTAGGCCAACACCCTGGGCGTCATCCTGAGGCGCCTTGGCGCCGAAGGATCTTGCGCGCACGACTCCATAGCACTGCACGCGAGATGCTTCGCGGCTGAAGCCGCTCAGCATGACGCCATTCCACGCGATTCTCGCTCAGGATGGCAAGTTAAGGTTTTTCTACCTTGGCTTCGTCGATCAGCAGGACGGGGATACCGTCGCGAATGGGGTAGGCGCGCCGGCAGCCGGCGCAGGTGAGCACCTGGCGGGCTTCGTCGTAGGCGAGAGACTCCTGGGTGTCGCGCTCAGCGCGGCAGGCGGGACAGATCAGGATATCGAGCAGCTCCTTCGCGATCATCGCCGACATTCTAACTGAAGAAGTAGTTGGTGGCTGGTAGCTAGTAGGTAGGGGAGCTGCGCGCATGAGGGGCCACGGTTGGCCGTTCATTTACAATATCCGGTCGCGCATATCATGGCAGCTCGCATCCTGAACGGCGCCGAGATCGCCGAGCAGATCAAGGCAGGAGTCGCAGCCGAGGTCCGACTGCTGGCCGCACAAGGCGTCCGCCCCGGCCTGGCGGCGGTGCTAGTAGGCGACGATCCCGCCTCCGCCATCTACGTCCGCAGCAAGATCAAGGCCTGCGATGCGCTCGGCATCTACGGCGAAGGGGTCACGCTGCCGGCCTCGGTCAGCGCCCAGGAGTTGCTGGAGCGGGTGGCGGGCCTGAACCGGCGCGACGACATCGACGCCATCCTGGTGCAGTTGCCGCTGCCGGCGCACATCGACAAGCATGTCGTGCTGAGCGACATCGCTCCCGAGAAGGACGTGGACGGACTGCATCCGGTGAATGCCGGGCTGCTGTCCCAGCGGCGCGACAGCCTGGTTCCCTGCACACCGGCGGGGGTGATGGAGCTGCTGCGCCACAATGGCATCGCGACCGCGGGAGTGGAGGCGGTGGTCGTGGGTCGCAGCAA
The Terriglobales bacterium DNA segment above includes these coding regions:
- a CDS encoding Trm112 family protein, which translates into the protein MIAKELLDILICPACRAERDTQESLAYDEARQVLTCAGCRRAYPIRDGIPVLLIDEAKVEKP
- a CDS encoding bifunctional 5,10-methylenetetrahydrofolate dehydrogenase/5,10-methenyltetrahydrofolate cyclohydrolase, whose translation is MAARILNGAEIAEQIKAGVAAEVRLLAAQGVRPGLAAVLVGDDPASAIYVRSKIKACDALGIYGEGVTLPASVSAQELLERVAGLNRRDDIDAILVQLPLPAHIDKHVVLSDIAPEKDVDGLHPVNAGLLSQRRDSLVPCTPAGVMELLRHNGIATAGVEAVVVGRSNIVGKPMAMLLTNADATVTLCHSQTRDLAAVTRRADILVVAVGKPGLITREHVKPGATVVDIGINRLESKELVERFFPGDAKRQINFAKNGYVLVGDVCPEVAEIAGALTPVPGGVGPLTIAMLMVNTLKAARLRRASHHAPALAQRG
- a CDS encoding tetratricopeptide repeat protein, with protein sequence MARYTRHQLKEDKFAVAVQERVVWGVEHRKLLTIIGAVAAAVAVLVVAGFFYLQTRDDQASVALSGALRTYTAPLRPLAVPPQPGLQSFTSAKERAQAAQKEFRTVEQQYRFTRSADFARYWVGVTAMDMGDYKTAEQELRSLTGSRRDDLAPLAKFALASVYRAQGKDSDAIQLYKELIDHPSVTVPKSTAQIELASVYEFLQPAEAARIYQQIRTEAPTSAAAQVAGERLQTKRQ